In Woeseia oceani, one DNA window encodes the following:
- a CDS encoding lipoprotein-releasing ABC transporter permease subunit, with product MRPMIHPVELFVGLRYLRAKRRTRFVSFITLVSMAGIALGVAALIVILSVMNGFEGELRSRLLSMTAHGYVASDNGALQDWQAVRQRVLAQDGVLAATPVVQLEGMIRTGTELKPVQIDGIEPVAEEGVAGRTINLVEGRLADLQAGEKGVILGRLLAWDLAVAVGDSVVLLVPRAGANGQMEPVLERFVLVGMFDAGVQEHDTGLALMHLQDAARLAGLNDGEVSAVRFLSGNVLAAPAIAGGLRDAFGSGYRSSDWTVENASYFRAIRIEKMMMSLILSLVIGVAAFNIVASLVMVVTDKTSDIAILRTLGMGPNGVVRVFFIQGAMIGWLGVLAGVGVGVLLAQNVPTLVPALEAFFGFQIMPGDVYYVTRIPSVLQSRDVIIIAIAAFVLTSLATLYPARRAALVDPASALRYE from the coding sequence ATGCGGCCGATGATTCATCCTGTCGAACTGTTTGTCGGATTGCGCTATCTGCGCGCCAAACGCCGCACCCGTTTCGTTTCCTTTATCACGCTGGTTTCGATGGCAGGTATCGCTCTGGGCGTCGCCGCGCTGATTGTCATCCTGTCGGTGATGAACGGCTTCGAAGGGGAGCTGCGCAGCCGCTTGCTCAGCATGACAGCACACGGCTACGTCGCGTCCGATAACGGTGCTTTGCAGGACTGGCAGGCGGTTCGACAGCGAGTGCTGGCGCAAGACGGCGTACTTGCGGCTACACCTGTTGTGCAGCTGGAGGGCATGATCCGCACGGGTACGGAACTGAAACCGGTGCAAATTGACGGCATTGAGCCGGTCGCTGAAGAAGGCGTTGCAGGCCGCACGATCAACCTGGTGGAAGGCCGACTTGCGGACCTGCAAGCTGGCGAGAAGGGGGTCATTCTTGGCCGCTTGCTGGCATGGGATCTGGCTGTTGCTGTCGGCGACAGTGTGGTCTTGCTGGTGCCGCGGGCAGGGGCGAACGGCCAGATGGAACCCGTGCTGGAACGCTTTGTGCTGGTTGGCATGTTCGACGCCGGCGTGCAGGAACACGACACCGGACTGGCGTTGATGCATTTGCAGGATGCCGCGCGACTCGCCGGACTCAATGACGGCGAGGTGAGTGCCGTACGCTTTTTGTCCGGGAATGTACTCGCGGCACCCGCCATCGCAGGAGGCTTGCGAGATGCGTTCGGCTCCGGATACCGCAGCTCGGACTGGACTGTTGAGAACGCCAGCTATTTCCGCGCCATCCGCATTGAAAAGATGATGATGTCGTTGATCCTCTCGCTGGTTATCGGCGTTGCTGCATTCAATATTGTTGCCAGCCTGGTCATGGTAGTGACGGACAAGACCAGTGACATTGCCATCTTGCGAACCCTGGGCATGGGGCCTAACGGCGTTGTCCGGGTATTTTTCATCCAGGGCGCGATGATCGGCTGGCTGGGTGTTCTGGCCGGTGTCGGTGTCGGCGTCCTGCTGGCGCAGAATGTGCCGACACTGGTGCCAGCTCTCGAGGCGTTCTTCGGCTTTCAGATCATGCCGGGCGACGTCTACTACGTCACCCGTATCCCTTCTGTGCTGCAGAGCAGGGATGTCATCATTATTGCGATTGCTGCATTCGTGCTGACCTCGCTGGCAACCTTGTACCCGGCCCGGCGAGCCGCATTGGTCGATCCGGCCAGTGCGCTGCGTTATGAGTGA
- a CDS encoding lipoprotein-releasing ABC transporter permease subunit, with amino-acid sequence MTQLYEIWIGSRYVRSKSGNRFVSLISLISMLGIAIAVAVLIIVLSVVNGFERELKDRLLSMSGHASIEGPDQRLSDWPHFADTADANPLVVASAPYVEGQGMLIAGSKLSGAGLRGIDPPSEDRVSGVAGVMTDGELAELVAGKFNIVLGSELAAHLGIGRGDKVTVTLAEGTVTPAGIIPRSKRFTVTGIYRVGMYEFDRRLAFIHIDDAQRLFRLGKDVSGVRLSVQELFEAPVIVREVALEAGGGVLVSDWTRRHVNFFRSIQITKSILFVILLLVIAVAAFNIVSTLVMVVKDKQSDIAILRTIGAQPGEILRVFITQGTVIGVTGTVAGVVLGVLLTVNLEAIVAFFEASFGMKFLAADVYFISDLPADLRWSDVAKVSGIALLLALLSTLYPAWRGARTLPAEALRYE; translated from the coding sequence ATGACCCAGCTCTACGAAATATGGATAGGCAGTCGCTATGTGCGCTCGAAAAGCGGCAACCGGTTTGTCTCGTTGATCTCGTTGATTTCGATGTTGGGGATCGCGATTGCTGTCGCTGTGCTCATCATTGTCTTGTCGGTGGTGAACGGATTTGAACGCGAGCTAAAGGACCGGCTCCTGTCGATGTCCGGCCATGCCAGCATTGAAGGCCCGGATCAGCGATTGTCTGACTGGCCGCATTTTGCGGACACTGCGGACGCTAATCCGTTGGTCGTTGCCAGTGCTCCGTACGTGGAAGGTCAGGGCATGCTGATTGCCGGCAGCAAGCTCAGCGGTGCCGGTTTGCGCGGCATCGACCCGCCGTCAGAGGATCGTGTGTCCGGAGTTGCCGGCGTCATGACTGATGGCGAGCTGGCGGAGCTGGTGGCTGGCAAGTTCAATATTGTTCTCGGAAGTGAATTGGCGGCGCACCTCGGTATCGGTCGTGGCGACAAGGTGACGGTAACGCTGGCGGAGGGCACGGTGACGCCGGCCGGCATTATTCCGCGCAGCAAGCGGTTTACCGTCACCGGCATTTACCGCGTGGGCATGTACGAGTTCGATCGACGCCTCGCCTTTATTCATATCGACGACGCACAGCGCTTGTTTCGCCTGGGTAAAGACGTCAGCGGTGTACGTTTGTCCGTGCAAGAGTTATTCGAAGCGCCGGTGATCGTTCGCGAGGTGGCGCTGGAGGCAGGTGGCGGCGTATTGGTCAGTGACTGGACGCGGCGTCACGTCAATTTCTTCCGTTCTATTCAGATCACCAAATCCATTCTGTTCGTGATTTTGTTGCTGGTCATCGCGGTCGCCGCCTTCAATATCGTGTCGACGCTCGTTATGGTCGTCAAAGACAAGCAATCGGATATCGCGATCTTGCGCACCATCGGTGCGCAACCTGGTGAGATACTTCGCGTATTCATTACGCAGGGCACCGTGATCGGTGTTACCGGTACCGTCGCAGGCGTGGTACTCGGCGTGCTGTTGACTGTTAATCTGGAGGCCATTGTGGCGTTTTTCGAGGCGAGCTTCGGCATGAAGTTTCTTGCGGCGGATGTGTATTTCATCAGCGACCTGCCAGCTGATTTGCGCTGGTCGGACGTAGCCAAGGTGAGTGGCATTGCACTGCTGCTCGCATTGCTTTCCACCCTGTACCCGGCGTGGCGCGGTGCGCGCACTCTGCCTGCGGAGGCATTGCGCTATGAGTGA
- a CDS encoding ABC transporter ATP-binding protein codes for MSDQVLLCRDVVRQFNEGSSTLEVLSGVNLDVRPAERLAIIGSSGSGKTTLLQIMGGLDEPTSGDVIVGGQTIAHTSEREKGLLRNKYLGFVYQFHHLLPEFTAAENVAMPLMIRRMPRAEALAAAGKLLDRVGLGARLTHKPGEMSGGERQRAAVARALITQPRLVLADEPTGNLDAGNGEHVLNLMLELNREFQTSLIIVTHDHAIARRMDRILTLEGGVLNEA; via the coding sequence ATGAGTGATCAGGTGCTCCTGTGCCGCGACGTCGTACGGCAGTTCAACGAAGGCAGCTCGACGCTGGAAGTGCTCAGTGGTGTAAACCTTGACGTGCGACCTGCCGAACGGCTGGCCATCATCGGCTCCTCCGGGTCCGGCAAGACCACGCTGTTGCAGATCATGGGCGGACTGGATGAACCGACCTCAGGCGATGTCATCGTCGGCGGGCAGACGATTGCGCACACCAGTGAGCGCGAAAAAGGCCTGCTGCGAAACAAATACCTGGGTTTCGTTTACCAGTTTCACCACTTGCTGCCAGAGTTCACGGCGGCCGAAAACGTTGCGATGCCGTTGATGATCCGGCGCATGCCGCGCGCTGAGGCGCTCGCTGCAGCGGGCAAGTTGCTGGATCGGGTTGGACTTGGTGCGCGTCTGACGCACAAGCCCGGTGAAATGTCCGGCGGTGAACGCCAGCGTGCGGCCGTCGCCAGAGCACTGATTACCCAACCCAGGCTGGTACTGGCGGATGAGCCCACGGGTAATCTGGACGCGGGCAATGGTGAGCACGTATTGAATTTGATGCTGGAACTGAACCGCGAGTTTCAAACCAGTCTTATTATCGTGACTCACGATCACGCCATCGCCAGGCGCATGGACCGTATCCTCACGCTCGAAGGCGGGGTCCTCAACGAAGCCTGA
- a CDS encoding DUF2062 domain-containing protein: MPRRFFRKFALKRQHFHGHWYLAPFDHLLHDQRLWGVRRRTIVPAFALGLFIAFQPVPGHMLIGALLALAFRINIPIAAITTFVSNPLTIGPMFIFSYQLGRLLLGLEPREINFELSWDWLADSFLNIWQPLMLGCVLLGSIASLLGYIGLDLLWRASIADYLEKRRRRKNRKL, translated from the coding sequence ATGCCAAGACGCTTTTTTCGAAAATTTGCCCTGAAACGCCAGCACTTCCATGGCCACTGGTACCTGGCGCCATTCGACCACCTGCTGCATGACCAGCGCTTGTGGGGTGTTCGACGGCGGACCATCGTGCCCGCCTTTGCCCTCGGCCTGTTCATTGCCTTCCAGCCGGTACCCGGGCACATGCTGATCGGCGCGCTGCTGGCGCTCGCATTCCGGATCAACATCCCGATTGCCGCAATCACCACCTTTGTCAGCAATCCACTGACCATCGGCCCGATGTTTATTTTTTCTTACCAGCTCGGGCGCTTGCTGCTTGGTTTGGAACCACGCGAGATCAACTTCGAACTCAGTTGGGATTGGTTGGCCGATAGCTTTCTCAACATCTGGCAACCCTTGATGCTCGGTTGTGTGCTGCTGGGCAGCATCGCCTCCCTGCTCGGCTACATCGGACTGGATCTGTTGTGGCGAGCATCGATAGCCGACTACCTGGAAAAACGCCGACGCCGCAAGAACCGCAAACTTTGA
- a CDS encoding DNA internalization-related competence protein ComEC/Rec2 codes for MLRICLPALAGAASLSLLPQLPPTAGAWVAAAIGLGLTTTRRTQPLAAWLLGLLLMWSAANQQLADQLPSAQDGNTFKFIAEVIEFPREEWPQVRLLVAPVEAPGLPERLRLTYFEPDRVPQVGELWALTARLRSPRGNRNPGGFDYAGWLHRQGVGASGYVLTAELLTLGSLSFVQRLRAHAVQRLSRLLPEDDASATLLAISVGARHQVSRAAWNRYAATGTSHLMAISGLHIGLAAAGAGLLAWLSMAFCQPRGNSRDTATAIALLAAVVYAAISGFAVPAQRACLMLGLLAAGVLRRQVLSPQEVLAAAALLLFMVEPLVILSPGYWLSFMAVAVLLWLARERQAAVAPGAFAHARRWLMSLLQLQAMLLLGLFPLTTLLFERLAWLAPAANLLVLPVFSIVTVPLALLGLLLDGPLAVAGDLMLRLAYHSLQLINHLLTWLAGWPGAGYRLATPTGFASIMLWLPMLWVLLPRGAPGRGLAWVALVFVVVSRPPPPPPGCFDLYTLDVGQGLANVVRTPTRTLLFDTGPAFRGGSNSAEHVVLPFLRSQGIRQLDMLVISHADQDHASGMASVLAALPVATSMTGEPPGVTASSDRQCAAGQHWRWDGIDFAILHPERGGVGTDGNNASCVLLIAAGKHRVLLTGDIERPVETRLSYGGRLRPVAVALVPHHGSRTSSSSSFVAALQAEVAVVSAGYRNRWGFPKDDVVTRWQQAGAKVLTTAASGAIQHRLCREQGLVLELEYRKSAARYWHDRG; via the coding sequence ATGCTGCGGATCTGCCTTCCGGCACTCGCGGGCGCCGCATCCCTGTCGTTGCTACCGCAGTTGCCGCCGACGGCCGGCGCGTGGGTCGCGGCCGCAATCGGCCTCGGCTTAACGACAACCCGCCGTACTCAGCCGCTGGCAGCGTGGCTGCTCGGTCTGCTGTTGATGTGGTCGGCGGCCAATCAGCAATTGGCCGATCAATTGCCCTCTGCTCAAGACGGTAACACGTTTAAGTTCATAGCAGAAGTAATTGAATTTCCTAGGGAAGAATGGCCGCAAGTCCGCCTCCTGGTAGCGCCGGTTGAGGCACCCGGTCTTCCCGAGCGGCTGCGGCTGACGTACTTCGAGCCGGACCGTGTCCCGCAGGTCGGTGAGTTATGGGCGCTCACTGCGCGCCTGCGCAGTCCGCGGGGAAATCGCAATCCCGGCGGATTCGACTACGCCGGCTGGTTGCACCGGCAGGGCGTTGGCGCGAGCGGCTATGTGCTCACAGCCGAGTTGCTGACCCTTGGCAGCCTGTCGTTTGTGCAACGGTTGCGCGCGCATGCGGTGCAACGATTGAGTCGCTTGTTGCCGGAGGATGATGCGAGCGCCACGCTGTTGGCAATTAGCGTCGGTGCGCGTCACCAGGTGTCACGGGCAGCATGGAACCGGTATGCCGCAACCGGTACCAGTCACTTGATGGCGATTTCCGGGCTGCACATTGGTCTCGCTGCCGCCGGCGCGGGCTTGTTGGCGTGGTTATCGATGGCGTTTTGTCAGCCGCGCGGCAACAGCCGGGATACCGCGACAGCGATTGCGTTGTTGGCGGCGGTCGTTTACGCGGCCATCTCGGGTTTCGCGGTACCGGCGCAGCGTGCCTGCCTGATGCTGGGTTTGCTTGCGGCGGGTGTATTGCGGCGCCAGGTTCTGTCGCCACAGGAGGTGCTGGCAGCGGCGGCTCTGCTGCTGTTCATGGTTGAACCGCTGGTCATATTAAGCCCTGGCTACTGGCTGTCGTTCATGGCCGTTGCAGTACTCCTGTGGCTCGCTCGCGAGCGGCAAGCGGCTGTCGCGCCTGGCGCGTTCGCTCATGCCCGGCGCTGGTTGATGTCGCTGCTGCAGCTGCAAGCCATGTTGTTACTCGGCTTGTTTCCACTGACAACCTTGTTGTTCGAACGTCTGGCATGGCTCGCGCCTGCGGCAAACTTGCTGGTCCTGCCGGTCTTTTCCATTGTGACCGTGCCGCTGGCGTTGCTTGGTCTCTTGCTGGACGGACCGTTGGCCGTGGCAGGTGACCTCATGTTGCGGCTGGCTTATCACAGCCTGCAGCTCATCAATCACCTGCTGACCTGGCTGGCTGGTTGGCCTGGCGCTGGCTACCGCCTCGCGACTCCGACGGGCTTTGCCAGCATCATGTTGTGGTTGCCAATGTTGTGGGTCCTGTTGCCACGCGGAGCACCGGGACGAGGTCTCGCCTGGGTCGCGCTGGTGTTCGTTGTGGTTTCCAGACCGCCGCCACCACCACCTGGTTGTTTCGATTTGTACACGCTGGACGTAGGCCAGGGGCTGGCCAATGTCGTACGCACGCCTACCCGGACGCTGTTGTTCGATACCGGCCCGGCCTTTCGCGGCGGGAGCAACAGTGCCGAACACGTGGTTCTGCCATTTCTCCGCAGCCAGGGCATTCGGCAGCTGGACATGCTGGTTATCAGTCATGCCGATCAGGATCACGCCAGTGGTATGGCCAGTGTGCTTGCGGCATTGCCGGTGGCCACCAGCATGACCGGTGAACCACCAGGCGTAACAGCAAGTTCTGACCGGCAGTGCGCTGCCGGCCAGCACTGGCGATGGGACGGTATTGACTTCGCGATCCTGCACCCGGAGCGTGGTGGCGTCGGGACGGACGGCAACAACGCGTCTTGCGTGCTGCTGATCGCCGCGGGCAAGCACCGAGTGCTGCTGACCGGTGATATAGAACGTCCGGTTGAAACCCGCCTGAGTTATGGCGGGCGGTTGCGCCCGGTCGCGGTGGCCCTGGTGCCGCATCACGGCAGTCGGACTTCGTCCAGTTCGAGTTTCGTCGCGGCCTTGCAGGCCGAGGTTGCTGTGGTCTCGGCGGGTTACAGGAATCGCTGGGGATTTCCAAAAGACGACGTCGTGACACGTTGGCAACAAGCCGGCGCAAAGGTGCTGACCACTGCAGCATCTGGCGCGATTCAGCACCGCTTGTGCCGGGAGCAGGGACTCGTCCTTGAGTTGGAGTACCGGAAAAGCGCCGCCCGCTACTGGCATGACCGCGGTTGA
- a CDS encoding MotA/TolQ/ExbB proton channel family protein, with amino-acid sequence MVEIVKAGGWLMAPIILCAIIAMGIMLERFWTLQQKRVLPDDLTSKVWNWVKENSLDHRQIQSLHQGSPLGQILAAGLINRDRERVIMKDSIEDTGRHVVHELERYLDTLGTVAAISPLLGLLGTVIGMVKVFTAITTHGVGNPTVLAGGIAEALITTAAGLTVAIPALIGYRYYRNRVDTLVVDMEKEAIKLVEALHRRQSYNKQSQKDS; translated from the coding sequence ATGGTTGAAATCGTTAAAGCTGGCGGCTGGTTAATGGCGCCGATCATCCTCTGCGCCATTATTGCCATGGGCATTATGCTGGAGCGTTTCTGGACGCTGCAGCAAAAGCGCGTATTGCCCGATGACCTGACCAGCAAAGTCTGGAACTGGGTCAAAGAGAATTCGCTGGATCATCGGCAGATTCAATCCCTGCACCAGGGTTCGCCGCTGGGCCAGATTCTTGCGGCGGGTCTGATCAATCGTGATCGCGAAAGGGTGATCATGAAAGACAGCATCGAGGACACCGGCCGGCATGTCGTGCACGAACTCGAGCGCTACCTCGATACGCTGGGTACGGTTGCCGCCATATCACCGTTGCTGGGGTTGCTCGGTACCGTCATCGGCATGGTCAAAGTATTCACGGCGATTACTACTCACGGTGTCGGTAACCCTACTGTGCTGGCTGGCGGTATTGCTGAAGCGCTGATTACCACAGCCGCAGGCCTTACAGTGGCGATCCCGGCGCTGATTGGTTACCGCTACTACCGCAATCGTGTCGATACCCTGGTGGTCGATATGGAAAAAGAGGCGATCAAACTGGTCGAAGCACTGCATCGTCGGCAGTCTTACAACAAGCAATCCCAGAAGGACTCATGA
- a CDS encoding ExbD/TolR family protein, with protein sequence MNLRIRPRAEPEVNLTSLIDVVLLLLIFFMVSTSFVKQSQISIRLPQAETSAVVEEKPQQLEIMITEQGTYLINGRELVNNRPETIRNALEKLSDGNTSLPLTISADASAKHQHVVTAMDVAGRLGFSQISIATLNDPTDEPQ encoded by the coding sequence ATGAATCTCAGGATTCGTCCACGCGCCGAGCCCGAGGTCAACCTGACCTCGTTGATCGATGTCGTGCTGCTGTTGTTGATCTTCTTCATGGTTTCGACAAGTTTCGTCAAGCAGTCACAAATTTCCATTCGCTTGCCACAGGCGGAAACGTCGGCTGTCGTCGAGGAAAAACCGCAGCAACTGGAAATCATGATAACGGAGCAGGGGACTTACCTGATCAACGGGCGGGAGCTGGTTAACAACCGGCCGGAAACAATTCGCAACGCCTTGGAAAAGTTGTCTGACGGTAATACCTCGTTGCCGTTGACGATCAGTGCTGATGCAAGTGCTAAACATCAGCACGTGGTCACCGCCATGGACGTTGCGGGTCGCCTCGGTTTCTCACAAATCAGCATTGCCACACTGAATGACCCGACTGACGAGCCGCAGTGA
- the msbA gene encoding lipid A export permease/ATP-binding protein MsbA: MSNYFDPRITTVYKRLWRYVLPHRGIGIVALIAMAATAVIEMTMVALIEPLMDEALVAKNLETARWLPIAFVFVFILRGAAGFATESSLGWIGRSVISSLRRDLFQKYLTLPSRFFETQSTGPLLSRMTYNVEMVAESVTNVVTILVRDLLTVMAAIGLMVYQSTRLFITVAVVLPIIAFIIRALGTAFRRYSGRIQDSVGEVTQVTEEVLTGHRVVKIFGGREYEMGRMVDVDESNRRQHMKLIRTRSLGVAITQVVFGFGIAGVVYLAGIESVNNNLSPGSFMAFFGAMMLMMQPLRRITNVNATLQRGIAAGDSLFEVIDENDEADSGSFADGRVKGTVEFRNVSFSYGNDNATIIDDLSVKVEAGKTLAIVGHSGSGKSTLVSLLPRFYDVVAGEILLDERPIKEYTLTHLRNNVSLVSQDVVLFNDTIANNLAYGQLRQCSREQILEAAEAAHVLEFASEMPQGLDTMVGDRGVLLSGGQRQRIAIGRALLKDAPVLILDEATSSLDTKSERRIQDALNLLMKNRTTLVIAHRLSTVESADRIIVLDKGKIVESGTHTELLAAEGHYAALYRMQFSDDSGSS; encoded by the coding sequence GTGAGTAATTATTTCGATCCACGCATAACGACGGTCTACAAACGTCTTTGGCGTTACGTACTGCCGCATCGCGGGATTGGAATAGTTGCATTGATCGCAATGGCTGCGACCGCTGTCATTGAAATGACAATGGTTGCACTGATCGAGCCGTTGATGGACGAAGCGCTGGTCGCGAAAAACCTTGAAACAGCGCGTTGGCTGCCAATTGCATTTGTCTTTGTCTTCATACTGCGCGGCGCTGCCGGATTTGCCACCGAGTCTTCGTTGGGCTGGATTGGTCGTAGCGTGATCAGCTCGCTGCGGCGTGACCTTTTCCAGAAATACCTGACGCTGCCATCGCGGTTTTTCGAGACCCAGTCAACCGGACCGCTGTTGTCGCGCATGACTTACAACGTTGAGATGGTCGCAGAGTCGGTGACCAACGTTGTGACCATACTCGTTCGGGACCTGTTGACCGTCATGGCAGCAATAGGCCTGATGGTCTATCAGAGTACCCGTTTGTTCATCACTGTTGCGGTTGTCTTGCCGATAATCGCGTTCATCATTCGTGCGCTCGGCACCGCGTTTCGGCGCTACAGTGGCCGTATCCAGGACTCGGTCGGTGAAGTGACGCAGGTAACCGAAGAGGTGCTGACCGGCCATCGCGTCGTGAAAATTTTCGGTGGCCGCGAGTACGAGATGGGCCGCATGGTGGATGTTGATGAAAGCAATCGCCGCCAGCACATGAAACTTATTCGCACGCGCTCGCTGGGGGTTGCGATCACCCAGGTTGTATTTGGCTTCGGTATAGCCGGGGTTGTTTACCTGGCCGGTATAGAGTCTGTGAACAACAACCTGAGCCCCGGCAGTTTTATGGCTTTCTTTGGTGCGATGATGTTGATGATGCAGCCGCTGCGGCGCATTACCAACGTGAATGCCACGCTGCAACGCGGTATCGCGGCCGGCGACAGCCTCTTTGAAGTTATCGACGAAAACGATGAAGCGGATTCCGGCAGTTTTGCTGACGGTCGGGTGAAAGGCACTGTCGAGTTTCGCAACGTCAGCTTTTCTTATGGCAATGACAACGCGACGATCATTGACGATCTGTCGGTGAAAGTAGAGGCGGGCAAGACCCTCGCGATAGTCGGTCATTCGGGTAGCGGCAAATCGACGCTTGTTTCATTGTTGCCGCGTTTCTACGATGTAGTAGCGGGTGAGATATTGCTGGATGAGCGCCCGATCAAGGAATACACGCTGACACATCTGCGGAACAACGTCAGCCTCGTCAGTCAGGACGTGGTGCTGTTCAATGACACCATCGCCAACAACCTGGCGTATGGCCAGCTCAGGCAATGCTCTCGTGAGCAAATACTGGAAGCGGCCGAGGCCGCGCACGTACTCGAGTTCGCGAGTGAAATGCCGCAAGGTCTGGACACTATGGTGGGCGATCGCGGTGTGCTGTTGTCCGGCGGGCAGCGGCAACGTATTGCGATTGGCCGTGCCTTGCTCAAAGATGCGCCGGTCCTGATTCTGGATGAGGCGACATCATCGCTGGACACGAAGTCGGAACGACGCATCCAGGATGCGTTGAATTTGCTGATGAAAAACCGGACAACATTGGTGATAGCGCACCGGCTTTCCACGGTTGAAAGTGCCGACAGGATTATCGTGCTCGATAAAGGCAAGATCGTTGAATCCGGGACGCACACCGAATTGCTGGCGGCGGAAGGGCACTATGCGGCTCTCTACCGCATGCAATTTTCTGATGATTCCGGTAGCTCCTGA
- the lpxK gene encoding tetraacyldisaccharide 4'-kinase produces MSRQYDSRMQRLWYADGYYHWLLAPFSALFFVLSALRRALYRIGVLRSSRVAVPVIVVGNISVGGTGKTPVTIWLAKQLRSRGLSPGIASRGYGGVIGDTPAQVNANSDAEIVGDEPLLIARRAGCPVVVHPNRAAAARELIAMGVDIVICDDGLQHYKLQRDFEIAVLGGARGLGNGWVLPAGPLRETGSRLFSVDRVLVHLAQRSSAPPATVSLPIGKTNGFHLVGHELLSVDGQETRTFEQFAGKTVHAVAAIGNPERFFQSLERRGMNVVRHPFPDHAQFTSMELTFDDDLDIVMTEKDAVKCGQFATTRFWYVPVDVDMHDDEWVDAMVEKLLPHAKQEQQ; encoded by the coding sequence ATGTCACGCCAGTATGACAGTCGCATGCAGCGCCTCTGGTATGCCGATGGCTATTACCACTGGCTGCTGGCGCCGTTCAGTGCTTTGTTTTTCGTGCTTAGCGCGTTGCGTCGTGCGCTGTACCGAATTGGCGTTCTGCGTTCCAGCCGGGTGGCCGTACCCGTAATTGTGGTTGGGAATATATCCGTCGGCGGAACCGGCAAGACTCCGGTCACTATCTGGCTCGCCAAGCAATTGCGTAGCCGCGGTTTGTCGCCGGGGATTGCAAGTCGCGGCTATGGAGGCGTAATCGGTGATACGCCAGCGCAGGTCAATGCGAACAGCGACGCGGAGATTGTCGGTGATGAGCCGTTGCTTATCGCGCGCCGCGCCGGGTGTCCGGTTGTTGTACACCCGAACCGGGCCGCGGCCGCGCGTGAACTGATTGCCATGGGCGTCGATATCGTGATTTGCGATGACGGTTTGCAGCACTACAAGCTGCAACGTGATTTCGAGATTGCGGTGCTGGGCGGCGCTCGCGGCCTCGGCAACGGCTGGGTGCTGCCGGCGGGCCCGTTGCGGGAAACAGGTTCGCGACTTTTTTCAGTGGACAGAGTGCTGGTGCACCTTGCGCAGCGCAGTTCGGCGCCGCCGGCGACCGTTTCCCTGCCGATTGGCAAAACCAACGGATTCCATCTCGTTGGTCATGAGTTGCTCAGTGTTGACGGGCAGGAAACGCGCACGTTCGAGCAGTTTGCCGGAAAGACCGTGCACGCGGTTGCAGCAATCGGCAATCCGGAGCGGTTTTTTCAGAGCCTCGAGCGACGTGGCATGAATGTTGTGCGGCATCCGTTCCCGGATCACGCACAGTTCACTAGCATGGAACTCACGTTTGACGATGACCTTGATATCGTGATGACGGAAAAGGATGCTGTTAAATGCGGGCAGTTTGCGACCACGCGATTCTGGTACGTACCTGTCGACGTTGATATGCACGATGATGAATGGGTGGACGCGATGGTTGAAAAGCTGCTGCCCCATGCTAAACAGGAACAGCAATGA
- the kdsB gene encoding 3-deoxy-manno-octulosonate cytidylyltransferase: MNDFVVVIPARYASERLPGKPLRLIAGKPMIEHVYARATESSAREVFVATDDERIADAVAKFGGNVCMTGAGHTSGTERLAEVCALEGWDDDACVVNLQGDEPLMPAALIDQCAALLSDFSVQLSTLASPLQSAEDFANPNIVKVVCTDNGNALYFSRAAIPHARNATDAPLAMASALHHHGIYGYRVSVLRQLVAAKPSSLEMAERLEQLRALSLGMTIRVGIPRTRPGIGVDTEDDLHAVERVISERA; the protein is encoded by the coding sequence ATGAACGATTTTGTGGTGGTCATCCCTGCGCGCTACGCTTCTGAACGATTGCCCGGAAAGCCATTACGGCTCATCGCAGGCAAGCCGATGATCGAGCACGTGTATGCGCGGGCCACGGAGAGCTCTGCCCGTGAGGTATTTGTCGCAACTGATGATGAGCGCATTGCGGATGCCGTTGCAAAGTTTGGTGGCAATGTGTGCATGACCGGCGCCGGGCATACGTCGGGCACGGAACGTCTCGCGGAAGTGTGCGCGCTTGAAGGCTGGGACGATGACGCTTGCGTGGTGAACCTGCAGGGGGACGAGCCATTGATGCCGGCCGCGTTGATTGACCAATGCGCCGCGCTGCTGTCGGACTTCTCGGTACAACTCTCAACACTGGCATCGCCACTGCAGTCGGCGGAAGACTTCGCCAACCCGAACATCGTGAAAGTCGTCTGTACTGACAATGGCAACGCGTTGTACTTCAGTCGCGCAGCGATACCGCATGCGCGCAATGCAACTGATGCGCCGTTGGCCATGGCCTCGGCGCTTCATCATCATGGGATCTATGGCTATCGGGTCTCGGTCCTGCGACAGCTGGTTGCAGCCAAGCCTTCGTCGCTGGAAATGGCTGAACGGCTGGAACAACTACGTGCGCTAAGTCTCGGAATGACCATTCGGGTTGGTATTCCCCGTACCCGGCCAGGGATTGGTGTGGATACCGAAGACGATCTGCATGCGGTGGAGAGAGTCATCAGCGAACGTGCCTGA